Genomic segment of Bacteroidia bacterium:
TTCACACGACTTTTATCGAGTGGAAATTTGAATGAAGAATATTTATGGAAGCGCGCCAAACCACTTTGCTATGAAATCAGGAGCAAGGATGCCGTTCTAATCATAGATGAAACCATAGAAGGCAAACCATACACGGATGAAAACGAATTAATCTGCTGGCATTTTGATCACGCCAGTAGAAGAAATGTAAAAGGAGTTGCTATGCTCACTGCATTGTATCACAGCAATGAGATGAGTGTTCCAGCGGGAGTAGAATTTATTACCAAGCCAATTAAAACAGTGAATGCAAAAGGCAAGCAGGTGAGAAAAAGCCGCATTGGAAAAAATGAACTGTTTCGAAAAATGGTGAACCATGCTTTTTGGAATTTAGATTTTGAATATGTACTTTCAGATAGTTGGTTCGGCAACAGCGAGAACATGAAATTCATTGCTCAAAAACACAACGGGAAATTTATTTTTGCTCTCAAGTCAAATCGGAAAGTTGCCTTGACACTGGATGATAAGCAAAACGGTCGTTACACAAGTATTAAGTCCCTGAAGCCGGAAGGGCGCACTGCGGTGGTGTGGGTTGAGCAGTTGGATTTCCCAATTCTCATTGCATGCCAAATTTTCACAAACGAGAATGATACTGCTGCGCTCTATCTGGCTTCTAACGACTTAAATTTGTCATACGAGCAAATCACTGCAATCTATCACAAACGATGGAAAGTAGAAGAGTATCACAAATCCATCAAGAGCAATGCTTCGTTTGCCAAATCACCTACACGCACAATAACAACACAAAAAAGTCATTTCATTGCTTCGCTGACAGCGTTTAATCGGTTTGAATTACTGAAAGTAAGAAAAAACAAAAGTCATTTTGCACTGAAAAATTATTTGAACATAGTAGCACTACGAAAAGCAAAGGAAGAATTACAGCATTTATTAACACCAAGTCTTAAAAATACTACTTAATATTGCGTAACATCAGTTACTTCATTAAATGCAAAGACTGCACTAAAAAGCAACAAAGCAAAAAAAAATGGCAACAAAAAATCAAAATACAATCACGCAGAGTTTTCCGGTATTAGGAATGACTTGTGCCTCCTGCGCCAATAGTGTACAAACCATGGTTCAATCACAAGAAGGCGTGATAAAGGCAGAAGTCAATTTTGCTACCGGTAATTTGGTGGTAGAATATTTACCCAACATGACTGATGCCAACCAATTACAAAAAGCAGTACAATCTATCGGTTATGATTTGTTGGTAGAAGAGGAATCTTCACAACAAGAAACACTGGAAGCTATTCACGAAAAGAAATTTAAAACGTTGAAGAGTAAAACAATTTGGGCAGTTATTTTATCACTTCCTGTTGTTGTCGTTGGTATGTTTTTCATGAATATGCCTTATGGCAATGAAATTATGTTTGCTTTTGCCACTCCAGTTGTACTATGGTTAGGTCGTGATTTTTTCATCAATGCATGGAAACAAGCCAAGCATCGCTCTGCTAATATGGACACTTTGGTAGCGTTGAGTACAGGCATCGCCTACACATTCAGCGTGTTCAATATGTTATTTCCTAAGTTTTGGCATCAAAGAGGTTTGCACGCTCATGTTTACTTTGAAGCAGCAGCGGTTATTATTGCCTTTATTCTGTTAGGTAAATTATTAGAAGAAAAAGCTAAAGGAAATACTTCTACCGCCATTAAAAAATTAATGGGCTTGCAGCCGAAAACGGTTATAGTCATTCAATCTAATGGAGTCGAAAAAGAAATAGCTATTGAAGAAGTAAGTGTGGGTGATGTGATTTTGGTTAAACCAGGAGAAAAAATTGCTGTGGACGGAATGGTGATTTCAGGTACTTCCTATGTAGATGAAAGTATGCTGAGTGGAGAACCAATTCCTGTATTAAAAATGGAGAACGAAAAAGTATTTGCAGGAACAATTAATCAAAAGGGAAGTTTCCAATTTAAGGCAATAAAAGTAGGTAAGGAAACTATGCTTGCACACATTATCAAAATGGTGCAGGATGCACAAGGCAGTAAAGCACCTGTGCAAAAATTGGTGGACAAGATTGCAGGCATTTTTGTTCCGGTAGTGATGGGTATCGCTATTCTTACTTTTATATTATGGATAATACTCGGAGGCGAAAGTGGCGTGGTACAAGGATTGTTGGCTGCTATTACTGTATTAGTAATTGCTTGTCCATGCGCATTGGGGTTAGCTACGCCAACAGCTATCATGGTGGGTGTAGGTAAAGGTGCAGAAAAAGGTATTTTGATAAAAGATGCTGAAAGTTTGGAATTGGCGAAAAAGGTTGATGCCATAATTTTGGACAAAACCGGCACCATCACCGAAGGCAGACCGGAGGTAATAGGTATCAAATGGTTGCAAAATGATGACAGCGCAAAAGACATTCTTTTCAGTATCGAAAAACAATCAGAACACCCATTGGCAGAAGCGATAGTAAAACATCTTGACGGGGCAGCAAACACAAGCTTAACCCAATTTAATAGCATTACCGGACAAGGTGCAAAAGCAAATCATAACGATGAAACCTATTTTGTAGGGAACAAGAAACTGTTGTTTGAAAACAATATCAGCATGTCAAAGGAATTACAGCAACAAGCTGATGAATGGAGCAATCAAACTAAAACCGTGATTTGGTTTAGCGACAGTAAACAAGTACTTGCCGTTCTGGCTATTTCTGATAAAATCAAAGAAACATCAGTTCAGGCAATCAAAGAATTGCAGGATATGGGCATTGATTTATACATGCTTACAGGTGATAACGAAGCAACCGCAAAAGCCATTGCCGAACAAACAGGTATCAAACATTATAAAGCAGAAGTATTGCCACAGCACAAAGCAGATTTTGTAAAAGAACTACAACAGCGAGGTAATATCGTTGCCATGGTTGGAGACGGCATCAACGACAGTACCGCACTGGCAACTGCAGATGTAAGTATTGCCATGGGCAAAGGCTCAGACATAGCTATGGATGTAGCGAAGATGACCATCATCTCTTCAGATTTAACCAAGATTCCGCAAGCTATTAAATTGTCAAAACAGACCGTAACGACCATTAAGCAAAACTTATTCTGGGCATTTATTTACAACCTTATCGGTATTCCTATTGCTGCCGGTATTTTATATCCTGTAAATGGTTTTTTATTGAACCCAATGATTGCAGGTGCAGCTATGGCGTTGAGCAGTGTGAGTGTAGTAAGTAATAGTTTGCGACTGAAGTGGAAGAAATAAATTATACAAAAAATGGAGGTTGTAATTCAGAAAATATGAAAGCTATGGTTTCTATTGTGAGTCATTATTACTATCATGGCATCATGATTTTTTAAAAAAGACACAAAATCCTTCTTTATGACCAATCTTTTTAGCATACTTTCTGGTCTATAACCGCTAATTCAGTCTAAATTTTTCTTCTTTTCCAAAGACTTATTGTTATTTAACAATCAGTTCTTAATTTGCGTTATAAATTTTGAGCGTATGCCACAAGCCTTCCGGATGAAAGATATTCTGAACCTTTGTCTTTATTGGTTTATTGGGAGTATAGTATTCACACAAGTTGCTTTTAGTCAGGTGAATAGAAATTATAATTCTGCAAAAAATGAAAAGCAAAAAGATAGTTCCAAAGAATCAATAAAATTAAACTTACGCTTAGGAAGCCCATTTTTTAACCCTAATATGCCGGAATGTGTATTGCAGATAGCTATTCAAGCAAACCCTACTCCTGAAAATAAGGTTAATGCAGGTATAAACATTGTTTTTTTGATAGATGTAAGTGCTACGATGTTTCGTTCAGGCAACATCCAGTTTGTTAAAACTGCTATTGATTCTATTAAAAACACTTTAAATCGAACCGATAATCTTGCAGTGGTCGCCTTTTCCAGTGAAGCATCCATTCTTAGCAACCTAAAAATCTTAGGTACAGGCAGTTGGCTTACTCAGTTATTGGATACCTTAGAATCCGGCAGCAGTACCAATATGCAGGCAGGTTTATTGGCGGCCTATTCCGTGTTGGAAAGAGGCGACCAGCCCGGTAGCGTTAATCGGATAATTCTTTTTACAGACGGAGTAACTAATGCCCGCCAAAACATCCCTGATGAAATCACCGAAAAAATTCAACTCTCTAAAAATAGAGGCATTCAGCTATCTATTTTTGGATTAGGGCAAGATATTGATACAGAACAACTAACTACCTGGGCTAAGTATGGAAACGGTAATTTTTATGCCGTATTGGAAACCCAACTGACAGAACAACTATCAACGGAAATAAGCACTCTTTTGGCACCGGTTGCTACACAACTTCAAATAGCACTTGAATACCCAAACACGATGAAAATCAGAAAGTTTTTGGGAAAAGGCACTCAAATAGAATTTGGTAAAACTATTGCACAGCTTCCGGTCATTCAGGAAAATAAAAACTATACTTGGATAGCTACTTTTGACCCACCGGCATCTAAGCAGCCCGTTACACCAAAAGTTACCGTAACCTATTTTGACCCAAATAAAAAAAGAACCATTCAATTTGAACAAACAATTACCTTAAAACCAACTGACGATTCAAGTACAAATTTTCTAACAGACCCAGAAGTTAGATATGCCGTTGTGATACAAGAAGCAACTCTTTTTGCCCAACAGATAGAAAAACTTATCCACAATAATTCTTGGAATCAAGCACAAGAAACTTGTAATCAAGCAATAGGCTATATCCAAACTTACTATCCAAACCCTACTGAACCGGCTACACAGGCACTTTTTCAGCAGTTACAGAAATACCAAGAACTTATTGACGGAAATGTAGCTGATAGCAAATAGTTCCCTAAAAATTCTATTGATGTTACTAATTAAGCAGAAAAAACCTACTAATTAATAATATTTTTATTTTTGCAAATAGAAATAAAGCAGAAAAATGTCTTACTCATTTGAGCGTTTGTTGGTTACTGTTCTGACGATTGCGCTATTTGCTGCCGGCTATTTTTATGCAGATGGAGTGAATATCAAGATGGTGCAGAACGGAGGTAGTTTTGCTGAACTTTATTCTTGGGTAGATGCTTACATTCCGTTTATTCCGGAATTTGTTTACGGATATTATCTGTATTATCTGTGGGTGTTGATTGCCTTACCAGTTATGCGCACACGCGAAAGATTCTATCAGATGGTAGCAGCTTTTGGGGTGCTACAATTCTCGGCATTATTAACATTTGTACTTTTCCCCTCACACATGAACCGCCCCGAAATCTATGCAGATTCAATTGCAGCTACAATGGTAAAATGGATTTACCATGCAGATACAGGTTTTAATCTACTGCCCAGTTTACACGTAGGACATTCTATTTTAGTAACCCTATTTTTTTATGAATATGCCCGTAAGTTTCTACCTATCATTGTTTTAGGCACTATATTCATTATTTCTTCTACTGTATTTATCAAGCAGCATTACTTTATTGACATTCCTTTTGGGGTATTGTATGCAGCTATTGCGTGGTATGTTACTCGACCGGTATCTTCGTGGGTAGGGAGCTTTGAAGAGCAACGAAGAAACCATTAAGTATAACCGAGTGTTTAACGAATATGTTAATCCAAGAAATTCAACAGCTATCACTGCATTATTTTTCGATGGTGCAGCGCATTCGCAGGCATTTGCACCAAAATCCGGAACTCTCTTTTGAAGAACATGAAACGGCAAAATATATTTCCCAAGAACTTACTACTATGGGAATTGCCCATGAAGTAGGAATTACAGGCAATGGAATTGTAGCTTCTATTTCCGGAAAAACAACAGGAACTGTTTTAGCACTACGTGCTGATATTGACGCTTTACCTATCCAAGAAGAAAATGATGTATTATATCGTTCTTGCGTATCCGGAAAAATGCACGCCTGCGGCCATGATGCGCACACAGCTTCTTTATTGGGAACTATCGCTATTTTGAACCATTTTAAATCTGAATTATCGGGAACAATTAAATTTATTTTTCAGCCGGCAGAAGAACGGCTACCCGGCGGAGCTTCTCTGATGATTCAAGCAGGAGTTTTACAAAATCCAACTGTGAATAACATCATTGGCCAGCACGTCATGCCCTTAATTCCGATAGGAAAAATCGGAGTCCGAAAAGGAAAATACATGGCCTCCGCTGATGAAATCTACCTGACCATCCGAGGAAAAGGGGGGCACGGCGCACAACCCCACACAACAATTGACCCCGTTACTATTGCTGCTCAACTAATTGTAACTCTGCAGCAAGTTATTAGCCGAATAGCTGACCCCAGAACCCCCTCCGTATTAACATTCGGAAAAATTCAGGCAGAAGGCTCTACCAACATCATTCCAGAGCAAGTATATCTGGAAGGCACATTTCGAACCTTTGATGAGCACTGGAGAACCCAAGCACACCAAAAAATCAAAGATATTACATACGCTTTGGTAGGTAGCTTTGGGGCAGCAGCCGACTTACAAATAAAAAGAGGATACCCAGTCTTGTGCAATGACGAATCATTAACACAATCAGTTCAACAAGCAATTGAGCAATATGTAGGCGCAGATAATATTGTTAATCTTGATTTATGGACTGCCTCTGAAGACTTTGCTTACTATACCCAAGTTATCCCCGGCTGTTTTTACCGATTAGGTACCAGAAACGAAGACAAAGGAATTATTCATGGCCTACACACACCACACTTTGATATTGATGAAGATGCCTTAAAAATTGCTCCGGGATTAATGGCTTGGATAGCTATCTGCCAACTTCAAGCTAACTCATAATCAACTGATTATGGATTAGAAACAACCCATTTTTCCCTAAAAAGAATCCGAGAATCCTGCTCTATAATCACGAAATACATTCCAGAAGCCAAATTTGGCAGTTGTATCTGACTTTCTCCCGAAGAAACGGTGATCGTTTCTATGGTTTGTCCGGTTATAGATAAAATATGAATAGTTGCTTCTCTAAGGGTGGGTTGCCCAAGTTTCAAATATGCTTGCTGGGAAAATGAGGGGTTGGGAAAAATAACGCATCCTTGTGCCCACTCCGGCAAGTCTATTGCGGTAACTTCCTGAACAACAATAATTTTCTTGGGAAACAAAGTATCTTTGCAGCCATGTGAATTCGTTGAATAAAGAGTTACTTCATAGACACCGGGTTTTCGGTAGTAATGAGAAGAATGATATTGGTTACTAAAATAGCCGTCTCCAAAGTCCCACAGCCACGTGTATTGGCCGCTGGGATAATAGCTGACATTATAAAAACTCACTACCGGATTGGCCATCGTTACGGTATCTTTGGTTGAAGTAATTTTGATTTCAGCACCAATAACGTAAATGTATTGATTTTGAATCACTGAATCTACACCTAAGCTATTTCTGGCGATAAGTTTTACGTTATAGGCTCCTGCTTCGGTGTATGTATGAGTTGGGTTAGCTTGGGTAGAAGTATTTCCGTCCCCAAAATCCCACGTATTTTGGGTTGTTCGTTCACTATTATTTGCAAACTGAACGGACATAGGGCGGCATCCGGTACGAATATCTGCGGAAAAAGCAGCTACCGGCCGGCGGTCAAGGTCTAAGTAAATAACATCCGTAAAAGTCGTTGTCGTTAAAAATTGTGTGCCATTTACTTGTAAAATAGGAATCTTGTATCCCGGGCTCATCCAACGGAGTTCTATTTGATTACGCGGAATAGGGATTTTAAACCCTTGAAATGTAATAGTATCTGTTTCTGTGATGGTTGATTTTACCCGTATGCACGGAAAAGTACCGTAAGGGGTTGTGATTGTTCCCCAGCCATCAACTACTGTGCTGCGGGTTCCCGAAGCAGCCCAGCCAATGGAATCTCCAACACCTAACTTAAACTTAAATGTGTTGCTTTGGGGCGGCATCCCATAATACAACGGCAAATAGAAAATATCATCAGGATCACTGTGTTTGGCTCCCAAAGGAAATCCCTGAACACTGGCACCAATACCCACAGCCGAAAAGGTATTGTTTTTCTTCTGGTAAAAATTATAAATATTCTTGATAGAAAACTGCTGAAGTCCAATGCTATCAATGATTTTTGTTCCATAAGTAGTAAAGTTCAAGAAATAAAAAAAGTACGGAGTTTGAGTTACGCTTTGGTAGCGGGATATTTCCTGCCTTTGTGGCGAAAGGCTGGAATAGTCCCAATGAAAATTCTGGCCGGTTTCGTTCCAATTCATGCCTATATTGGCTAATGACCTGCTTAGAATAGCAGTATCACCAACAGAGGGCATATCGTCTATCGTGATAGTTACTTGGGCTTTTAAGAGAACTGCAATGAGTTGAAATGTTACAAAAAACAGGCTGCATCTCGGTAGGATACACATATCTATTGGGTGAGTATTGCCGCGAATATAAACAGAAAATAAAAGCCGCTTATTTAAAAAATGATAACTATCTTTATTCAGCCTATAACTGTATAAAAAAGATGCTGAACCTTAGCAATTCCTTTATATCTTGCAGCAATCATTATGAATGATGGATATTTTTCTAAACGGGGTGTATGGATAGCCAGTTTGCTGAATTCCCTCTTTATGTTAGGCTTAACTTATTATTGGTTACAGCAAAACATCACCTATGGAGATGAAGTTACGTTAGTCAAATTCACCTCTATACTCCGAAGAATAGTTTTAGGAAATGAACAAAAACCAAATAAAAAAGAGGTGCTTTTTGTGAATGTTTCTCATGACTTAATATTAATAGATTTATTAGACGATGACGGGTTTCCTATTGGAAACCAGCCAATTGTAGATAGAACAAAACTTTCTGAATTTCTACTAAAGACCAAAAACCGGCATCGTTATATTTTATGTGATATTTTTTTCAAAGACGCTTCTCCTTCGGATTCAGTGCTACAAGCGGCTCTAAACCAAACCCAAAAAATTGTCGTCTCTTATCATCTCAATGAAACCGCCTTAGATACGCCCATTTTTAAAGTGAATCGAGGAATTTCTGACTATGAAACCTTTGACGGA
This window contains:
- a CDS encoding heavy metal translocating P-type ATPase, which gives rise to MATKNQNTITQSFPVLGMTCASCANSVQTMVQSQEGVIKAEVNFATGNLVVEYLPNMTDANQLQKAVQSIGYDLLVEEESSQQETLEAIHEKKFKTLKSKTIWAVILSLPVVVVGMFFMNMPYGNEIMFAFATPVVLWLGRDFFINAWKQAKHRSANMDTLVALSTGIAYTFSVFNMLFPKFWHQRGLHAHVYFEAAAVIIAFILLGKLLEEKAKGNTSTAIKKLMGLQPKTVIVIQSNGVEKEIAIEEVSVGDVILVKPGEKIAVDGMVISGTSYVDESMLSGEPIPVLKMENEKVFAGTINQKGSFQFKAIKVGKETMLAHIIKMVQDAQGSKAPVQKLVDKIAGIFVPVVMGIAILTFILWIILGGESGVVQGLLAAITVLVIACPCALGLATPTAIMVGVGKGAEKGILIKDAESLELAKKVDAIILDKTGTITEGRPEVIGIKWLQNDDSAKDILFSIEKQSEHPLAEAIVKHLDGAANTSLTQFNSITGQGAKANHNDETYFVGNKKLLFENNISMSKELQQQADEWSNQTKTVIWFSDSKQVLAVLAISDKIKETSVQAIKELQDMGIDLYMLTGDNEATAKAIAEQTGIKHYKAEVLPQHKADFVKELQQRGNIVAMVGDGINDSTALATADVSIAMGKGSDIAMDVAKMTIISSDLTKIPQAIKLSKQTVTTIKQNLFWAFIYNLIGIPIAAGILYPVNGFLLNPMIAGAAMALSSVSVVSNSLRLKWKK
- a CDS encoding phosphatase PAP2 family protein produces the protein MSYSFERLLVTVLTIALFAAGYFYADGVNIKMVQNGGSFAELYSWVDAYIPFIPEFVYGYYLYYLWVLIALPVMRTRERFYQMVAAFGVLQFSALLTFVLFPSHMNRPEIYADSIAATMVKWIYHADTGFNLLPSLHVGHSILVTLFFYEYARKFLPIIVLGTIFIISSTVFIKQHYFIDIPFGVLYAAIAWYVTRPVSSWVGSFEEQRRNH
- a CDS encoding M20 family metallopeptidase encodes the protein MLIQEIQQLSLHYFSMVQRIRRHLHQNPELSFEEHETAKYISQELTTMGIAHEVGITGNGIVASISGKTTGTVLALRADIDALPIQEENDVLYRSCVSGKMHACGHDAHTASLLGTIAILNHFKSELSGTIKFIFQPAEERLPGGASLMIQAGVLQNPTVNNIIGQHVMPLIPIGKIGVRKGKYMASADEIYLTIRGKGGHGAQPHTTIDPVTIAAQLIVTLQQVISRIADPRTPSVLTFGKIQAEGSTNIIPEQVYLEGTFRTFDEHWRTQAHQKIKDITYALVGSFGAAADLQIKRGYPVLCNDESLTQSVQQAIEQYVGADNIVNLDLWTASEDFAYYTQVIPGCFYRLGTRNEDKGIIHGLHTPHFDIDEDALKIAPGLMAWIAICQLQANS
- a CDS encoding PKD domain-containing protein; the encoded protein is MCILPRCSLFFVTFQLIAVLLKAQVTITIDDMPSVGDTAILSRSLANIGMNWNETGQNFHWDYSSLSPQRQEISRYQSVTQTPYFFYFLNFTTYGTKIIDSIGLQQFSIKNIYNFYQKKNNTFSAVGIGASVQGFPLGAKHSDPDDIFYLPLYYGMPPQSNTFKFKLGVGDSIGWAASGTRSTVVDGWGTITTPYGTFPCIRVKSTITETDTITFQGFKIPIPRNQIELRWMSPGYKIPILQVNGTQFLTTTTFTDVIYLDLDRRPVAAFSADIRTGCRPMSVQFANNSERTTQNTWDFGDGNTSTQANPTHTYTEAGAYNVKLIARNSLGVDSVIQNQYIYVIGAEIKITSTKDTVTMANPVVSFYNVSYYPSGQYTWLWDFGDGYFSNQYHSSHYYRKPGVYEVTLYSTNSHGCKDTLFPKKIIVVQEVTAIDLPEWAQGCVIFPNPSFSQQAYLKLGQPTLREATIHILSITGQTIETITVSSGESQIQLPNLASGMYFVIIEQDSRILFREKWVVSNP
- a CDS encoding VWA domain-containing protein, with translation MPQAFRMKDILNLCLYWFIGSIVFTQVAFSQVNRNYNSAKNEKQKDSSKESIKLNLRLGSPFFNPNMPECVLQIAIQANPTPENKVNAGINIVFLIDVSATMFRSGNIQFVKTAIDSIKNTLNRTDNLAVVAFSSEASILSNLKILGTGSWLTQLLDTLESGSSTNMQAGLLAAYSVLERGDQPGSVNRIILFTDGVTNARQNIPDEITEKIQLSKNRGIQLSIFGLGQDIDTEQLTTWAKYGNGNFYAVLETQLTEQLSTEISTLLAPVATQLQIALEYPNTMKIRKFLGKGTQIEFGKTIAQLPVIQENKNYTWIATFDPPASKQPVTPKVTVTYFDPNKKRTIQFEQTITLKPTDDSSTNFLTDPEVRYAVVIQEATLFAQQIEKLIHNNSWNQAQETCNQAIGYIQTYYPNPTEPATQALFQQLQKYQELIDGNVADSK
- a CDS encoding transposase; the protein is MNVENIADLYQQSLMIYQGQVTCTGISLLMEGSLSHDRFTRLLSSGNLNEEYLWKRAKPLCYEIRSKDAVLIIDETIEGKPYTDENELICWHFDHASRRNVKGVAMLTALYHSNEMSVPAGVEFITKPIKTVNAKGKQVRKSRIGKNELFRKMVNHAFWNLDFEYVLSDSWFGNSENMKFIAQKHNGKFIFALKSNRKVALTLDDKQNGRYTSIKSLKPEGRTAVVWVEQLDFPILIACQIFTNENDTAALYLASNDLNLSYEQITAIYHKRWKVEEYHKSIKSNASFAKSPTRTITTQKSHFIASLTAFNRFELLKVRKNKSHFALKNYLNIVALRKAKEELQHLLTPSLKNTT